Proteins encoded by one window of Streptomyces sp. LX-29:
- a CDS encoding magnesium and cobalt transport protein CorA, with protein sequence MSERRARPRFPLTPKAKKHHSWLRPGGSRANGGSTPPPPTPASEPAGDSETPGYPAPAARSVVEAAVYRGGRRVATPGTLAATYRRLREEADGSMAWIGLHRPSEAELHSLADEFDLHKLAIEDAMEAHQRPKLERYGDTLFVVLRAARYLDAPEEVDFGELHVFVGPDFVITVRHGAAPDLSAVRRRMEASPELLALGPEAVLYAILDAVVDGYAPVVAGVQNDIDEIETEVFRGDPEVSRRIYELSREMVEFQRATRPLVGMLRALMAGFDKYGTDEELQRYLRDVADHVTHSSERVDGFRSALTDILAVNATLVTQQQNEEMRAMTKAGIEQNEEIKKISSWAAILFAPTLVGTIYGMNFDHMPELHWVGGYPFAILLMAVVCTSLYVIFKKRDWL encoded by the coding sequence ATGTCCGAGCGCCGTGCCCGCCCCCGCTTCCCGCTCACGCCGAAGGCGAAGAAGCACCACTCCTGGCTGCGCCCCGGTGGCTCGCGCGCGAACGGCGGCTCCACCCCTCCCCCACCCACTCCGGCCTCCGAGCCGGCGGGCGACTCGGAGACCCCCGGCTATCCCGCGCCCGCGGCGCGCAGCGTGGTCGAGGCCGCCGTCTACCGCGGCGGACGACGGGTGGCGACGCCCGGCACCCTCGCCGCCACCTACCGGCGGCTGCGCGAGGAGGCCGACGGCAGCATGGCGTGGATCGGGCTGCACCGGCCCAGCGAGGCGGAGCTGCACTCGCTGGCGGACGAGTTCGACCTGCACAAGCTGGCCATCGAGGACGCGATGGAGGCCCACCAGCGGCCGAAGCTGGAGCGCTACGGCGACACGCTGTTCGTCGTGCTGCGCGCCGCCCGCTACCTCGACGCCCCCGAGGAGGTCGACTTCGGCGAGCTGCACGTCTTCGTCGGCCCCGACTTCGTGATCACCGTCCGCCACGGTGCCGCCCCCGACCTGTCGGCGGTCCGCCGCCGCATGGAGGCCAGCCCCGAGCTGCTGGCGCTGGGCCCGGAGGCGGTGCTCTACGCCATCCTCGACGCGGTCGTCGACGGCTACGCGCCGGTGGTCGCCGGCGTCCAGAACGACATCGACGAGATCGAGACCGAGGTCTTCCGCGGCGACCCCGAGGTGTCCCGCCGCATCTACGAACTCTCCCGCGAGATGGTCGAGTTCCAGCGGGCCACCCGCCCCCTGGTGGGCATGTTGCGCGCCCTGATGGCGGGCTTCGACAAGTACGGCACCGACGAGGAGCTCCAGCGCTACCTCCGTGACGTCGCCGACCACGTCACCCACTCCAGCGAACGCGTGGACGGCTTCCGCTCCGCCCTCACCGACATCCTCGCCGTCAACGCCACCCTCGTCACCCAGCAGCAGAACGAGGAGATGCGGGCGATGACCAAGGCGGGCATAGAGCAGAACGAAGAGATCAAGAAGATCTCCTCCTGGGCCGCCATCCTGTTCGCGCCCACGCTGGTCGGAACCATCTACGGCATGAACTTCGACCACATGCCGGAGCTGCACTGGGTGGGCGGCTACCCGTTCGCGATCCTGCTGATGGCCGTGGTGTGCACGAGCCTGTACGTGATCTTCAAGAAGCGCGACTGGCTCTGA
- a CDS encoding MerR family transcriptional regulator → MLIGELSRRTGVSARLLRYYEEQGLLESRRAPNGYRHYDEESVVTVRQVRALLDAGLTTEVIRVVLPCTEGERMGIDWCAPLRALLDRELAAMDERIHGLQRSRSTLAGYLAQP, encoded by the coding sequence ATGCTGATCGGGGAGTTGTCCCGGCGTACCGGGGTCAGCGCACGGCTGCTGCGGTACTACGAGGAGCAGGGGCTGTTGGAGTCCCGGCGGGCCCCCAACGGCTACCGCCACTACGACGAGGAGTCGGTCGTCACCGTCCGGCAGGTGCGCGCCCTGCTGGACGCCGGGCTCACCACCGAGGTGATCCGCGTGGTGCTGCCGTGCACCGAGGGCGAGCGGATGGGCATCGACTGGTGCGCGCCCCTGCGGGCCCTCCTGGACCGGGAGTTGGCCGCCATGGACGAGCGCATCCACGGCCTCCAGCGCAGCCGCTCCACGCTCGCCGGCTACCTCGCGCAGCCCTGA
- a CDS encoding aminotransferase class IV family protein has product MTSFVVHRNGRPATAEELAPLAFAGYAHFTAAQVRGGRIRGLDLHLERLRTASKELFGRALPDDRVRSYLRAALEAGPDDLSLTATVYSPVGEFTATGGEAELEVLVRTGPAASGPRGPLALATVEFERVLPAVKHVGEVAKTYFLRQAVARGFDDAAFVDRRGRLSEASIWNLAFWDGSAVVWPEAEMLGGSMMSIVRRQLDRLDVPQRVQEITLTDLPTLSGAAVMNSWTPGIAVHRIDTVPVPEAPSFMELLHRAHQAEPRTAP; this is encoded by the coding sequence ATGACCTCTTTCGTCGTTCACCGCAACGGCCGGCCGGCGACCGCCGAGGAGTTGGCGCCGCTCGCCTTCGCGGGCTACGCCCACTTCACGGCCGCGCAGGTGCGCGGGGGGCGGATCCGCGGCCTCGACCTCCACCTGGAGCGGCTGCGGACCGCCTCCAAGGAGCTGTTCGGCCGGGCCCTGCCCGACGACCGGGTGCGCTCCTACCTGCGGGCGGCGCTGGAGGCCGGCCCGGACGACCTCTCGCTGACGGCCACGGTGTACTCGCCGGTGGGCGAGTTCACGGCGACCGGGGGCGAGGCGGAGCTGGAGGTGCTGGTCCGCACCGGACCGGCCGCGTCCGGCCCGCGGGGCCCGCTGGCGCTGGCGACGGTCGAGTTCGAGCGCGTCCTACCGGCCGTGAAGCACGTCGGCGAGGTGGCGAAGACGTACTTCCTCCGCCAGGCCGTCGCCCGGGGCTTCGACGACGCCGCCTTCGTCGACCGCCGGGGCCGACTCAGCGAGGCGTCGATCTGGAACCTGGCCTTCTGGGACGGCTCCGCGGTGGTGTGGCCCGAGGCCGAGATGCTGGGCGGCAGCATGATGAGCATCGTCCGCCGACAGCTGGACCGCCTCGACGTCCCCCAGCGCGTCCAGGAGATCACCCTCACCGACCTGCCGACGCTCTCCGGCGCCGCGGTCATGAACTCCTGGACCCCGGGCATCGCCGTCCACCGGATCGACACCGTCCCCGTCCCCGAGGCCCCGAGCTTCATGGAGCTCCTCCACCGAGCCCACCAGGCGGAGCCCCGCACGGCCCCGTGA